A region from the Variovorax sp. RKNM96 genome encodes:
- the tssB gene encoding type VI secretion system contractile sheath small subunit, producing MATKRQSVQKRLQKVRPPRVQLTYDVELGDAIEKKELPFVVGVVADLAGQSEVEQPKLKDRKFVNVDRDNLDDVMKGLAPRAAYQVENKLDQRGGTFAVDLTFNSMDAFSPEAVVDQIEPLKRLLDARTKLADLRNKMAGNSKLEDLLADVLNNTEQLQRLGQGAGKKDGS from the coding sequence ATGGCGACCAAAAGACAGAGTGTGCAAAAGCGCCTTCAGAAAGTGCGCCCGCCGCGCGTGCAACTCACGTACGACGTGGAACTCGGTGACGCCATCGAGAAAAAGGAATTGCCGTTCGTCGTTGGGGTGGTCGCCGACCTGGCTGGCCAGTCCGAGGTGGAGCAGCCCAAGCTGAAGGACCGCAAGTTCGTCAATGTCGACCGCGACAACCTGGACGACGTCATGAAGGGCCTGGCCCCGCGCGCGGCCTACCAGGTGGAGAACAAGCTCGACCAGCGCGGCGGCACCTTCGCCGTCGATCTCACCTTCAACTCGATGGACGCCTTCTCGCCCGAGGCCGTGGTCGACCAGATCGAGCCGCTCAAACGCCTGCTCGACGCGCGCACCAAGCTGGCGGACCTGCGCAACAAGATGGCCGGCAACAGCAAGCTCGAAGACCTGCTGGCCGACGTGCTGAATAACACCGAGCAACTCCAGCGCCTGGGGCAAGGCGCCGGCAAGAAGGACGGAAGCTGA
- the tssJ gene encoding type VI secretion system lipoprotein TssJ — protein sequence MKIPVTISALLMTLMLGGCSSPALTIANIALEASGLKKPELPESQKPPRKVSMSIAAGKNLNADSRNRPLAVVVRIYKLKETTGFYQSSFDAFVTPGRDKTQLGDDLVESREITLIPDQQYTWTETVPRTANAVGVVVLFHSPDAQRWRFAFNAADAEKTGIVMGAHACALTVTQGAVVGQQNAQGGAATGSALNLLGPVTCRPSPT from the coding sequence ATGAAAATACCAGTCACAATTAGCGCGCTGCTGATGACGCTGATGCTCGGCGGATGCAGTTCCCCGGCCCTCACGATCGCCAACATCGCCCTGGAGGCCAGCGGCCTGAAGAAGCCCGAGTTGCCCGAGTCGCAAAAGCCGCCGCGCAAGGTGTCGATGTCGATCGCCGCGGGCAAGAACCTCAACGCCGACAGCCGCAACCGCCCGCTCGCCGTGGTGGTGCGCATCTACAAGCTGAAGGAAACCACTGGGTTCTACCAGTCGTCATTCGACGCCTTCGTCACCCCCGGACGCGACAAGACGCAGCTGGGCGACGACCTCGTCGAGAGCCGCGAGATCACGCTGATTCCCGACCAGCAATACACCTGGACCGAGACCGTGCCGCGCACAGCCAACGCGGTGGGCGTGGTGGTGTTGTTCCACTCGCCCGATGCACAGCGCTGGCGCTTCGCCTTCAACGCGGCGGATGCGGAAAAGACCGGCATCGTGATGGGCGCGCACGCCTGTGCGCTGACCGTGACGCAGGGCGCGGTGGTCGGCCAGCAGAATGCACAGGGCGGCGCCGCGACCGGCAGCGCACTCAACCTGCTGGGCCCGGTGACATGCCGGCCCTCGCCGACGTGA
- the tssC gene encoding type VI secretion system contractile sheath large subunit, which produces MTAQALSASSGAASPEASVDLLDQIVEKSKVAKSDAEHTRAKDLIGELVSQVLEGSVIVSDNVSAMIDARVADLDALISAQLSAVMHAPEFQKLESTWRGLEYLVKETPTGTMLKIKVINATKRDLIRDFKAAVEFDQSAMFKKVYEEEFGTFGGAPFGALVGDFAVTRQPEDMYFLDQMAHVAAAAHAPFIGAASPELLGLESFDDLGKPRDMAKVFDTVEYAKWKSFRDSEDSRYVGLTLPRFLGRLPYHPREGTVVDSFNFVEDVDGTDHSKYLWCNAAWAFATRLTAAFDDFGWCAAIRGVEGGGLVEDLPTHTFKTDEGEIALKCPTEIAITDRREKELSDLGFIPLVHCKNSDYAAFFGAQSLQKPKKYNTDSANANAVLSAQLQYIFSVSRIAHYLKAMMRDKIGSFASAHNVEQFLNRWIAQYVLLDDNATQEQKAQFPLREASIQVGEVPGRPGVYRAVAFLRPHFQLDELSISLRLVADLPKSVNK; this is translated from the coding sequence ATGACTGCGCAAGCACTATCGGCATCGAGCGGTGCCGCCTCGCCCGAGGCTTCGGTCGACCTGCTCGACCAGATCGTCGAGAAGAGCAAGGTCGCCAAGTCCGACGCCGAGCACACCCGCGCCAAGGACCTCATCGGCGAACTGGTCAGCCAGGTGCTCGAAGGCTCGGTGATCGTCTCCGACAACGTCTCGGCCATGATCGACGCCCGCGTGGCCGACCTCGATGCCCTCATCTCCGCGCAGCTGAGCGCCGTGATGCACGCGCCCGAGTTCCAGAAGCTCGAGAGCACCTGGCGCGGCCTCGAATATCTCGTGAAGGAAACGCCCACCGGCACGATGCTCAAGATCAAGGTCATCAACGCCACCAAGCGTGACCTGATCCGCGACTTCAAGGCCGCCGTCGAGTTCGACCAGAGCGCGATGTTCAAGAAGGTCTACGAAGAAGAATTCGGCACCTTCGGCGGTGCACCGTTCGGCGCATTGGTCGGCGACTTCGCCGTCACGCGCCAGCCGGAAGACATGTACTTCCTCGACCAGATGGCGCACGTGGCGGCTGCCGCGCACGCGCCCTTCATCGGTGCCGCCTCGCCCGAGCTGCTGGGCCTGGAGAGCTTCGACGACCTGGGCAAGCCGCGGGACATGGCCAAGGTGTTCGACACCGTCGAATACGCCAAGTGGAAGTCGTTCCGCGATTCGGAAGACTCGCGCTACGTGGGCCTCACGCTGCCGCGCTTTCTCGGCCGCTTGCCGTACCACCCGCGCGAAGGCACGGTGGTCGACAGCTTCAACTTCGTGGAAGACGTCGACGGCACCGACCACTCCAAGTACCTCTGGTGCAACGCCGCCTGGGCCTTCGCCACGCGCCTGACGGCCGCGTTCGACGACTTCGGCTGGTGCGCCGCGATCCGCGGCGTGGAAGGCGGTGGCTTGGTCGAAGACCTGCCCACGCACACCTTCAAGACCGACGAGGGCGAGATCGCCCTCAAGTGCCCGACCGAGATCGCCATCACCGACCGGCGCGAGAAGGAGCTGAGCGACCTGGGCTTCATTCCGCTCGTGCACTGCAAGAACTCCGACTACGCGGCCTTCTTCGGTGCGCAGTCGCTGCAGAAGCCCAAGAAGTACAACACCGACAGCGCCAACGCCAACGCGGTGCTCTCGGCGCAGCTGCAGTACATCTTCTCCGTGTCCCGTATCGCGCACTACCTCAAGGCCATGATGCGCGACAAGATCGGCAGCTTTGCCTCGGCACACAACGTCGAACAGTTCCTCAACCGCTGGATCGCGCAGTACGTGCTGCTCGACGACAACGCGACGCAGGAACAGAAGGCGCAATTCCCCCTGCGGGAAGCGTCGATCCAGGTGGGCGAAGTGCCCGGCCGGCCTGGTGTCTACCGTGCGGTTGCCTTCCTGCGCCCGCACTTCCAACTGGATGAGCTATCGATTTCACTGCGCTTGGTCGCCGATCTGCCGAAGTCAGTGAACAAGTAA
- the tssG gene encoding type VI secretion system baseplate subunit TssG, with amino-acid sequence MQTPQRRIDPAVADRLLCEPYRFEFFQAVRLLELVLLRRQERDVHHRLVPGERMVPRWLRFRSSMSLTFPPSEIEALAVRDAAGQLVSSAELCEPPAQGDDVHGLGRIELTPASFGMLGVSGALPIVYTEMLMRREQHLRDSSARAFLDVFTNRATALFYAAWRKYRLPLHYEHERSRAYLPVLLSMAGLEHTAQRDPLTDGTGTVFDETVAGYAAAVRHRPMSAAYLQRVLSDYFRSNIRIEQFLGKWYDMPVQQRSRLGEGNVSLGQNAMAGERIWQRDLRIRLWIGPLNRSALREFFPGRAHAKALEKMLALLAGVTCEYEVRLILAREEVAAVQLSDGGGSHLGWDSFISTGEAESDRSDTQYELQPLQ; translated from the coding sequence ATGCAAACCCCGCAGCGGCGAATCGATCCTGCTGTAGCCGACCGGCTGCTGTGCGAACCGTACCGCTTCGAGTTCTTCCAGGCGGTGCGGCTGCTCGAGCTCGTGCTGCTGCGCCGCCAGGAGCGCGATGTGCACCATCGCCTGGTGCCCGGCGAGCGCATGGTGCCGCGCTGGCTGCGCTTTCGCAGCTCGATGAGCCTCACCTTCCCGCCTAGCGAGATCGAGGCGCTGGCGGTGCGCGATGCGGCGGGCCAGCTGGTGTCGAGCGCCGAGTTGTGCGAGCCGCCGGCGCAGGGCGACGATGTGCACGGGCTCGGGCGCATCGAGCTCACGCCCGCTTCATTCGGCATGCTGGGCGTGTCGGGCGCCTTGCCCATCGTCTACACCGAGATGCTGATGCGCCGCGAGCAGCACTTGCGCGACAGCTCGGCGCGCGCGTTCCTGGACGTGTTCACCAACCGCGCCACCGCGCTTTTCTACGCAGCGTGGCGCAAGTACCGCCTGCCGCTGCACTACGAGCATGAGCGCAGCCGCGCCTACCTGCCGGTGCTGCTGTCGATGGCGGGGCTCGAACACACGGCCCAGCGCGATCCGCTCACCGACGGCACGGGCACGGTGTTCGACGAAACCGTGGCCGGCTATGCGGCTGCGGTGCGCCACCGGCCGATGTCGGCCGCCTACCTGCAGCGCGTGCTGTCGGACTACTTCCGCAGCAACATCCGCATCGAGCAGTTCCTCGGCAAGTGGTACGACATGCCCGTGCAGCAGCGCTCCAGGCTCGGCGAGGGCAATGTGAGCCTCGGGCAGAACGCGATGGCGGGCGAACGCATCTGGCAGCGCGACCTGCGCATCCGCCTGTGGATCGGCCCGCTCAATCGCAGCGCGCTGCGCGAATTCTTTCCGGGCCGCGCGCATGCGAAGGCGCTCGAAAAAATGCTGGCACTGCTCGCGGGCGTGACCTGCGAGTACGAAGTGCGCCTGATCCTCGCGCGCGAGGAAGTTGCCGCCGTACAGCTGAGCGACGGCGGCGGCAGCCACCTCGGGTGGGACAGCTTCATCTCCACCGGCGAGGCCGAGAGCGACCGCAGCGACACCCAGTACGAACTCCAGCCCCTGCAGTAG
- the tssF gene encoding type VI secretion system baseplate subunit TssF produces the protein MDELLPFYERELAFLRSYSQEFAKGYPKIAARLAISADSSEDPHVERMIQSFALLTARISKKLDDDYPELTEALLEVLYPHYLRPFPSCSIAQFDAGGAALAKLSKPVTIARGTELTSQPVRGGACRFRSVYDVTLAAVQVSNVVFHSVVNAPAHASLPRNATGCLSITLEATGEQKSLGTLALTMARLRTFIDAEPSLATALADAIFLKTAAVFVEPERSGKWTQVQGEALHPVGFDEADALIELPPRSHPAYRLLSEYFAFPEKFNFVDIDLANALRHIGSCRSITLHLVMTGVRADSPAARLLEGVSSRNLRLGCTPVINLFKQRSDPIRVTHAAAAYPVVADARRAFGFEVYSIDSVKLVKQTAEGDAYIEFRPFYSLHHGEHPKEAEHYWFARRNELVAQRSPGYETELSIVDIDFQPSLPQTETLSIDLTCTNRDLPHSLAFGLPGGDLFIEGNSVARSIRMLRRPTQTLRMPRGKGVQWRLVSHLSLNHLSLATSGLPALKEMLRLYDLGRSAVSARQIEAITGIDQQATTQWLPGKPFATFVRGIELKLTVDEAGFVGSSLQAFARVMDHFFGLYVHLNSFTQLVIVSARDKEELVRCKPRSGESILL, from the coding sequence ATGGACGAATTGCTGCCCTTCTACGAACGCGAGCTCGCCTTCCTGCGCAGCTACTCGCAGGAGTTCGCCAAGGGCTACCCGAAGATCGCGGCGCGCCTGGCCATCTCGGCCGACAGCAGCGAAGACCCGCACGTCGAGCGGATGATCCAGTCGTTCGCGCTGCTCACCGCGCGCATCAGCAAGAAGCTCGACGACGACTACCCCGAGCTCACCGAAGCGTTGCTCGAGGTGCTGTACCCGCATTACCTGCGGCCCTTTCCTTCCTGCTCGATCGCGCAGTTCGACGCCGGCGGCGCGGCGCTCGCGAAGCTGAGCAAGCCCGTCACCATCGCGCGCGGCACCGAGCTCACCTCGCAGCCGGTGCGCGGCGGCGCGTGCCGCTTCCGCAGCGTCTACGACGTGACGCTGGCGGCCGTGCAGGTGTCCAACGTGGTGTTCCATTCGGTGGTCAATGCGCCCGCGCATGCCTCGTTGCCGCGCAACGCCACGGGGTGCCTGTCGATCACGCTCGAAGCCACGGGCGAACAGAAGTCGCTCGGCACGCTCGCGCTCACCATGGCGCGCCTTCGCACCTTCATCGATGCCGAGCCCTCGCTCGCCACCGCGCTGGCCGATGCGATCTTCCTGAAGACGGCCGCCGTCTTCGTCGAGCCCGAACGCAGCGGCAAATGGACGCAGGTGCAGGGCGAGGCGCTGCACCCGGTCGGCTTCGACGAGGCCGATGCGCTCATCGAACTGCCGCCGCGATCGCATCCCGCCTACCGCCTGCTGAGCGAGTACTTCGCGTTTCCCGAGAAGTTCAACTTCGTCGACATCGACCTGGCGAACGCGCTGCGCCACATCGGCTCGTGCCGCTCGATCACGCTGCACCTCGTGATGACCGGCGTGCGCGCCGATTCGCCCGCGGCGCGGCTGCTCGAAGGCGTCTCCAGCCGCAATCTGCGGCTGGGCTGCACGCCGGTCATCAACCTCTTCAAGCAGCGCAGCGATCCGATCCGCGTCACGCATGCCGCGGCCGCGTATCCGGTGGTGGCCGATGCGCGCCGGGCCTTCGGCTTCGAGGTCTACAGCATCGACTCGGTCAAGCTCGTGAAGCAGACCGCCGAGGGCGACGCCTACATCGAGTTCCGGCCCTTCTACTCGCTGCATCACGGCGAGCATCCGAAGGAGGCCGAGCACTACTGGTTCGCGCGACGCAATGAACTGGTGGCGCAGCGCAGCCCGGGCTACGAGACCGAGCTTTCGATCGTCGACATCGACTTCCAGCCTTCGCTGCCGCAAACGGAAACGTTGAGCATCGACCTCACCTGTACCAACCGCGACCTGCCGCATTCGCTGGCCTTCGGCCTGCCGGGCGGCGACCTGTTCATCGAAGGCAACTCGGTGGCGCGCTCGATCCGCATGCTGCGCCGCCCGACGCAGACGCTGCGCATGCCGCGCGGCAAGGGCGTGCAATGGCGGCTGGTGTCGCACCTGTCGCTCAATCATCTGTCGCTGGCCACCAGCGGGTTGCCGGCGCTCAAGGAGATGCTGCGCCTGTACGACCTCGGCCGCTCGGCCGTGTCGGCGCGGCAGATCGAGGCCATCACCGGCATCGACCAGCAGGCCACCACGCAGTGGCTGCCGGGCAAGCCTTTCGCCACCTTCGTGCGCGGCATCGAGCTGAAGCTCACGGTCGACGAAGCGGGCTTCGTCGGCAGCAGCCTGCAGGCCTTTGCGCGCGTGATGGATCATTTCTTCGGTCTCTATGTGCACCTGAACAGCTTCACCCAACTGGTGATCGTTTCGGCGCGCGACAAGGAGGAGCTGGTGCGATGCAAACCCCGCAGCGGCGAATCGATCCTGCTGTAG
- the tssE gene encoding type VI secretion system baseplate subunit TssE has product MNGFEPGLLDKLFDDDWRGPASPVLRHLSLEEVKNMVARDLESLLNTRMVFNDAKLESFPECRRSVMTYGLSDFSGLSLASHYDRSFICRSLEQAIARHESRLRDVVVTLEVDGQTSTNMLYFGITALLVLPELAEPVNFDAMLQPTTLQYSITRGTGKSRIAA; this is encoded by the coding sequence ATGAATGGATTCGAACCGGGCTTGCTCGACAAACTGTTCGATGACGATTGGCGCGGACCGGCTTCGCCGGTGCTTCGGCACCTGTCGCTCGAAGAGGTCAAGAACATGGTCGCGCGCGATCTCGAATCCTTGCTCAACACGCGCATGGTCTTCAACGACGCGAAGCTCGAGTCGTTTCCCGAGTGCCGTCGCTCCGTCATGACCTACGGCCTGAGCGATTTCTCGGGCCTGAGCCTCGCGAGCCACTACGACCGCTCGTTCATCTGCCGCTCCCTGGAGCAGGCCATTGCCCGCCACGAGTCGCGGCTGCGCGATGTCGTGGTGACGCTGGAGGTGGATGGCCAGACCAGCACCAACATGCTCTATTTCGGAATCACCGCCCTGCTCGTGCTGCCCGAGCTCGCCGAGCCGGTGAACTTTGACGCGATGCTGCAGCCCACGACGCTGCAGTACTCGATCACGCGCGGCACGGGCAAGAGCCGTATCGCCGCCTAG
- a CDS encoding type VI secretion system tube protein Hcp encodes MKDIYVKFGSPAINGESQDKDHKDWVEVSSWQHSIVQPRSATASTAGGHTAERCEHGEMIFTKDMDVVSPLLYQHASGGTTFDEVTVQFYRADGEGKRVQYMEIKLKYVLIASVNPKVVSNDVASVPSETFSLKYAAVQWKYTQQKIGGNQGGNSQGAWSLTKNDKTYSV; translated from the coding sequence ATGAAAGATATCTACGTCAAGTTCGGCAGCCCGGCCATCAACGGCGAGTCGCAGGACAAGGACCACAAGGACTGGGTCGAAGTCAGCTCGTGGCAGCACAGCATCGTGCAGCCGCGTTCGGCCACTGCATCGACCGCCGGCGGCCACACCGCCGAGCGCTGCGAGCACGGCGAAATGATCTTCACCAAGGACATGGACGTGGTCAGCCCGCTGCTGTACCAGCACGCTTCGGGCGGCACCACCTTCGACGAGGTGACCGTGCAGTTCTATCGCGCCGACGGCGAAGGCAAGCGCGTGCAGTACATGGAGATCAAGCTCAAGTACGTGCTGATCGCCAGCGTGAACCCGAAGGTCGTGAGCAACGACGTGGCCAGCGTGCCGAGCGAGACCTTCTCGCTGAAGTACGCCGCGGTGCAGTGGAAGTACACGCAACAGAAGATCGGCGGCAATCAGGGCGGCAACTCGCAAGGCGCCTGGAGCCTGACCAAGAACGACAAGACCTACTCGGTCTGA